Proteins from a single region of Dama dama isolate Ldn47 chromosome 14, ASM3311817v1, whole genome shotgun sequence:
- the VWA1 gene encoding von Willebrand factor A domain-containing protein 1 gives MLPWTVIGLALSLRLARSGAERGLPASALQGDLLFLLDSSASVSHYEFSRVREFLGRLAALLPVGPGALRASLVHVGSRPHTEFPFGQHSSGSAVQDAIRAAAQRMGDTNTGLALAYAKEQLFAKAAGARPGVPKVLVWVTDGGSSDPVGPPMQELKDLGVTVFIVSTGRGNLLELSAAASAPAEKHLHFVDVDDLHIITQALRGSILDAMWPQQLHASEVTSSGFRLAWPSLLTADSGYYVLELASSTDPGAARRQQLPGNATGWAWTGLDPDTDYDVALVPESNVRLLRSQHLRVHTLPEETGPELIVVSHARPRSLRVSWAPALGPDAALGYHVQVGPLRGGAAQSVEVPAGENSTMLQGLAPGTAYLVTVTAAFRSGRERALSAKACTPEGERSRAPRPQPQRTGGREP, from the exons ATGCTGCCCTGGACGGTGATcggcctggccctgagcctgcgGCTGGCTCGGAGCGGCGCGGAACGTG gCCTTCCAGCATCTGCCCTTCAGGGGGACCTGCTGTTTCTGTTGGACAGTTCAGCCAGCGTATCTCATTATGAGTTTTCCCGAGTTCGGGAGTTTTTGGGGCGACTGGCAGCCCTGCTGCCCGTCGGTCCTGGGGCCCTGCGTGCCAGCCTGGTGCACGTGGGCAGCCGACCGCACACCGAGTTCCCCTTCGGCCAGCACAGCTCAGGCTCAGCTGTCCAGGACGCCATACGGGCTGCAGCCCAGCGCATGGGTGACACCAACACTGGCCTAGCACTGGcatatgccaaggagcaactgttTGCCAAGGCGGCAGGGGCCCGGCCGGGGGTGCCCAAGGTGCTGGTGTGGGTGACAGACGGCGGCTCCAGCGACCCCGTGGGGCCCCCCATGCAGGAGCTGAAGGACCTGGGGGTCACCGTCTTCATTGTCAGCACTGGCCGGGGCAACCTCCTGGAGCTGTCTGCTGCTGCCTCGGCCCCCGCTGAGAAACACCTGCACTTCGTGGATGTGGATGACCTGCACATCATCACCCAGGCACTGAGGGGCTCCATCCTTG ATGCAATGTGGCCGCAGCAGCTCCATGCCTCCGAGGTTACGTCCAGCGGCTTCCGCCTGGCCTGGCCGTCCCTACTGACGGCAGACTCAGGCTATTACGTGTTGGAGCTGGCGTCCAGCACGGATCCGGGGGCCGCACGCCGTCAGCAGCTGCCAGGGAACGCCACGGGCTGGGCCTGGACCGGTCTGGACCCAGACACGGACTACGACGTAGCCCTGGTGCCGGAGTCCAACGTGCGGCTCTTAAGATCACAGCACCTGCGGGTGCACACGCTGCCAG AGGAGACCGGGCCGGAGCTCATCGTCGTCTCGCACGCCAGGCCGCGCAGCTTGCGCGTGAGCTGGGCCCCGGCGCTGGGCCCGGACGCCGCGCTCGGTTACCACGTGCAGGTCGGGCCCCTGCGGGGCGGGGCCGCGCAGAGCGTGGAGGTACCCGCGGGCGAGAACAGCACCATGCTTCAGGGCCTGGCGCCCGGCACCGCCTACCTGGTGACCGTGACCGCAGCCTTCCGCTCGGGCCGCGAGAGGGCGCTGTCAGCCAAGGCCTGCACGCCTGAAGGCGAGCGCAGCCGCGCCCCGCGTCCCCAGCCGCAGAGGACTGGGGGCCGGGAACCGTGA